The DNA segment TTACCAGCCGGATTACAATTCTTGAGTGCAAACGCTTCACAGGGAAGCTACAATGAAACTACTGGCATCTGGACCATTGGAAGCCTAGCAAACGGTACTGTGGCAACCTTGGATATCATAGCCAAGGTTGTGGCAAGCAACACCAGCATAATTAATGTGGCGAATGTTTCAAGCGACATATACGACCCAGACATGAGCAACAACAGAGCTAATGCGACTATCACTGTGCCACCAGCAGCAGACCTTGCCATCACTAAAGTTGCTAACCAGACGAGTATCAATTATTGGGATATTGTTAAGTTTACTTTAGTGGTTAGGAATGCTGGGCCGGATCCTGCTGTAGGTGTGTTGGTGACTGATGAGTTGCCTAGTGGTTTAGAATTTTTAAGTGCCATAGCATCGCATGGAACTTATGATCCGGTTGTTGGTCTGTGGAGTGTTGGATATCTTTCAGTTGGTGATTTGGCGACGCTTGAGATCATAACTAGGGTTATTGGGTCTAATGAGACGATAGATAATATGGCTAATGTGTCAAGCAGTATCTATGATCCTGAGTTGAATAACACTAGGGCTAATATTACATTTAATGTGCCTCCAGCGGCTGATCTTGCGATCATTAAGGTTGTGAATGCAACGAAGGTAA comes from the Methanothermobacter tenebrarum genome and includes:
- a CDS encoding DUF11 domain-containing protein, whose translation is LPAGLQFLSANASQGSYNETTGIWTIGSLANGTVATLDIIAKVVASNTSIINVANVSSDIYDPDMSNNRANATITVPPAADLAITKVANQTSINYWDIVKFTLVVRNAGPDPAVGVLVTDELPSGLEFLSAIASHGTYDPVVGLWSVGYLSVGDLATLEIITRVIGSNETIDNMANVSSSIYDPELNNTRANITFNVPPAADLAIIKVVNATKVRYGDTVRFIIGVINFGPDTAVNVRVTDLLPAGLQFVSASSPSYDPVSGVWIIGNLSKGSIATLSIIARVVTSNKNITNVATVTSDIYDPDMGNNKASVTIEVGGRPPKPPSPWEVPMQPTGVPLVLMVFAVLSIIVGFSASRRY